In Carassius gibelio isolate Cgi1373 ecotype wild population from Czech Republic chromosome B20, carGib1.2-hapl.c, whole genome shotgun sequence, the following are encoded in one genomic region:
- the LOC127983805 gene encoding isthmin-2, with product MLTARKSVWVLLTVLLAAWMQRAISFPVRHHKRPRHGDSTENQVQNELADPRPHQHRWLQHRSTGVLPQPEPEEESKPFVLDLKNFPDLANADTDSQNPNIQVTIEVLDDPPMEMDKDLVREWSNDWPTSSPSSTVEWLGGKKLFWPLFWGYTDVDSGEDGTGQAVDEEDDYALEYDSGEALPSGLDKTGGIWESPWTERHYGEKEEEWSAWGPCSVTCGNGNQTRSRSCGDFCISTESRSCDLVPCPDDWNSVAHVFPFEMENGTEPFGTDVDSCEKWLNCKSEFLQRYLQQVLTDLPSCPCTYPSEASTNIVSLLDAGHDQTFQWRDASDPKERLDIYKPSARSCLRSGLSTDGTTLAAQHCCYDDNKLLITRGKGAGTPNLISTEFSPELHFKVDVMPWILCKGDWSRFHAVRPPNNGLHCTENPQQDIFMNELEEAREY from the exons ATGCTAACAGCGCGTAAAAGTGTATGGGTGCTTTTAACTGTGCTGCTGGCTGCCTGGATGCAGCGCGCGATCAGCTTCCCCGTGAGGCATCACAAGAGACCCAGACACGGCGACTCTACTGAG AACCAAGTCCAGAACGAGCTGGCAGACCCTCGTCCCCACCAACACAGGTGGCTCCAGCATCGCTCAACGGGTGTCCTACCACAGCCTGAGCCCGAGGAAGAATCAAAACCCTTTGTCCTAGACCTCAAAAACTTTCCAGACCTGGCAAATGCTGACACTGACTCCCAAAACCCAAACATTCAG GTGACCATCGAGGTGTTGGATGACCCCCCCATGGAAATGGACAAGGACCTGGTTAGAGAATGGAGCAATGACTGGCCCACATCTTCTCCCTCCTCTACTGTAGAATGGTTGGGCGGAAAGAAGCTTTTCTGGCCTTTATTTTGGGGCTACACAGATGTAGATTCGGGTGAAGATGGCACTGGCCAAGCAGTGGATGAAGAGGATGATTATGCACTGGAGTATGACAGTGGGGAGGCCCTTCCTAGTGGACTGGACAAGACAGGTGGCATTTGGGAAAGCCCATGGACTGAACGCCATTATG gtgagaaagaggaagaatGGAGCGCATGGGGTCCCTGTAGTGTCACTTGTGGAAATGGCAACCAGACCCGCTCACGTTCATGTGGAGATTTCTGCATCTCCACCGAATCCCGAAGCTGTGACCTTGTGCCGTGCCCAG ATGATTGGAACAGTGTGGCTCACGTCTTTCCATTTGAGATGGAAAATGGTACAGAACCCTTTGGCACTG ATGTTGACAGCTGTGAGAAGTGGTTGAATTGTAAGAGTGAGTTTCTCCAGCGCTACCTGCAGCAGGTATTGACTGATTTACCCAGCTGTCCATGCACCTATCCTTCAGAAGCCTCCACCAATATAGTCAGTCTGCTGGATGCAGGACATGACCAGACCTTCCAATGGAGGGATGCTAGCGACCCAAAAGAGCGGCTGGACATCTACAAGCCCTCGGCACGCTCTTGCTTGCGTTCTGGCCTCTCAACAGATGGCACCACTCTGGCCGCACAGCATTGTTGCTATGATGACAACAAGCTTCTAATTACAAGGGGCAAGGGTGCAGGTACTCCCAACCTAATAAGCACAGAGTTCTCTCCAGAGCTGCATTTTAAGGTGGATGTAATGCCTTGGATTCTGTGCAAAGGAGACTGGAGTAGGTTTCATGCTGTCCGCCCACCCAATAATGGCCTGCATTGCACAGAAAACCCCCAACAGGACATTTTCATGAATGAATTGGAGGAGGCCAGAGAATATTAA
- the LOC127983799 gene encoding serine palmitoyltransferase 2, with amino-acid sequence MTQNSTSKIINGDALHRTKQDKKVCGNGFVKNHCLFQQKRNRRPSEKNHHASCTSLYKKPFVESFEETPLLVAVFTYMGYGILTIFGYLRDFLRDWKFEKCHLAREREEQKDFVPLYQDFENFYTRNLYMRIRDNWNRPICSVPGAKMDLVERVTPDYNWTFEHTGNVLKDVINMGSYNYLGFAENTGTCADAASECTVKYGVGVSSTRQEIGNLDKHEELEILVARFLGVESSMAFGMGFATNSMNIPALTGKGCLILSDELNHASLVLGARLSGSTIRVFKHNNMESLEKLLRDAIVHGQPRTHRPWKKILILVEGIYSMEGSIVRLPEVIALKKKYKAYLYLDEAHSIGALGPRGRGVVDYFGQDPSDVDIMMGTFTKSFGAAGGYIGGKKELIDYLRLHSHSAVYATSMSPPIIQQIITSMKCIMGEDGTTLGQERLRQLSENTTYFRRKLHEMGFIIYGNNDSPVVPLMLYMPAKIGAFGREMLKRNIGTVVVGFPATPIIESRARFCVSAAHTREMLDKALNAISEVGDLLQLKYSRKNRHGSEGADSFSFLESHQD; translated from the exons ATGACGCAAAACTCCACTAGTAAGATTATAAACGGAGATGCCTTACACCGAACGAAGCAAGACAAGAAAGTATGCGGAAATGGCTTCGTGAAGAACCACTGCTTGTTCCAACAGAAGAGAAACCGCCGCCCGTCGGAGAAA AACCATCATGCTTCATGCACTTCGCTTTATAAAAAGCCATTTGTGGAGTCGTTTGAGGAGACGCCGCTGCTGGTTGCCGTCTTTACCTACATGGGCTACGGCATCCTTACCATTTTTGGCTATCTGCGAGATTTCCTGAGGGACTGGAAGTTTGAGAAGTGTCATCTGGCCAGAGAGCGAGAAGAACAGAAG GATTTTGTTCCACTGTACCAGGACTTTGAGAACTTCTACACCAGGAATCTGTACATGAGGATCAGAGACAACTGGAACAGGCCCATATGCAGCGTCCCTGGAGCCAAGATGGACCTTGTGGAGCGGGTGACACCTGACTATAACTGGACCTTTGA ACACACAGGGAATGTTCTGAAGGATGTTATTAATATGGGCTCATATAACTACCTGGGCTTTGCTGAGAATACCGGCACATGCGCTGATGCTGCCTCTGAGTGCACGGTGAAATACGGCGTGGGGGTTAGCAGCACCAGGCAAGAGATAG GAAATCTTGACAAGCATGAGGAGCTAGAGATTCTGGTGGCCAGGTTTTTAGGGGTTGAGTCATCCATGGCCTTTGGAATGGGCTTTGCTACAAATTCCATGAATATTCCTGCGCTCACAGGAAAA GGCTGTCTGATCTTAAGTGATGAGCTCAATCATGCATCTCTGGTTCTGGGTGCACGTCTCTCTGGCTCTACCATCCGTGTATTCAAACACAACA ATATGGAAAGTCTGGAGAAGTTACTCCGGGATGCAATCGTTCACGGCCAACCTAGAACCCACCGGCCCTGGAAGAAGATCCTCATCCTCGTTGAAGGAATTTACAG tatgGAAGGCTCAATAGTGCGACTTCCTGAGGTCATTGCCCTAAAGAAGAAATATAAAGCTTACCTGTACCTGGATGAGGCCCACAGTATCGGGGCACTAGGACCTCGAGGCAGAGGTGTGGTGGACTACTTTGGCCAGGATCCGTCTGATGTTGACATCATGATGGGCACTTTCACCAAGAGCTTTGGTGCTGCTGGAGGATACATCGGAGGAAAGAAG GAGCTGATTGATTACCTCCGCTTACATTCTCACAGTGCAGTTTATGCTACCTCAATGTCCCCACCCATCATCCAGCAGATTATCACTTCCATGAAGTGCATTATGGGAGAGGATGGCACCACATTAG GTCAGGAAAGACTCCGTCAGCTGTCAGAAAACACAACCTACTTTCGCAGGAAATTACATGAGATGGGCTTTATCATCTATGGGAACAATGACTCCCCTGTTGTACCCTTGATGCTCTACATGCCAGCTAAAATCGG AGCATTTGGGCGAGAGATGCTGAAGAGGAACATTGGGACGGTGGTGGTTGGGTTCCCCGCCACACCCATCATTGAGTCCCGAGCACGGTTTTGTGTTTCTGCTGCCCACACCAGAGAGATGCTTGACAAA GCTTTAAATGCCATCAGTGAAGTTGGAGATCTACTCCAGCTGAAATACTCAAGGAAAAACAGACACGGGAGTGAAGGAGCTGACAGTTTTTCATTTCTGGAGAGCCACCAGGATTAG